One stretch of Argiope bruennichi chromosome 3, qqArgBrue1.1, whole genome shotgun sequence DNA includes these proteins:
- the LOC129963376 gene encoding RNA-binding protein spenito-like, with the protein MKRQQDRDSPGKSKRSHSSVSRYDDSPRERSPPDRRERRGTNKSPNDQRRGRTRDSSNERSMTISRSGSVMGRDSYDDYPRNMKSERGPPPVTKTLCVSNLNHKVNDATIRDALIREFNRYGDVSVKIFYNGNERVAYVYFRTYEDARDARNNKMRLVLFDKPVQIEPVFDRGASGRRNRSISPEYSGVRGVSPAHSSASNNSMSRHAMGGGRQNAIERNTPYSHPREGMRRDNMHNDFHHHPMHRRDESKKEKFPNYLHHVPPEEDDKATRTLFVGNLEVTISEAELRRIFERYGVVEDIDVKRPAPGLGNAYAFIKFLNLDMAHRGKVEMSGQYIGKFQCKIGYGKATPTTRIWVGGLGPWTSLSHLEREFDRFGAIRKIDFVKGENHAYIQYDSIDAAQAACQEMRGFPLGGPDKRLRVDFADPGPYSYYQSPSRAGFREEEGYVPPPPSKRPSFRSEVPAAEDYYGGMDNNWSRNNMYENQPYDPMYDRSPKFQGREPWGPPEDEERHDYRGWNRNNQGWWDDHPRGRNDNSDRRKRNRSPTDMDESGRLGHDMYYKRPRSRSPERSDFDRSALNKDTLSPRRNRSNGGINRRMSREGHFSSDGRSDFRKDYDYDSGRNDRNRRQDFDKKRQQHDNLMKDSVTIVDSVDNLQDLAKCCPVAWHGGLVLKNSAFPARMHVCSGDSSLVDYMMKDHSSEPPMLRITQRLRLDPPKLDDVSRRISIAGTHGYCLLLTFPVPIQPGDDQTSSVQQRPLRNLVLYLKQKEAAGVISLPCNTKKDGKDQSGVMYAFPPCSFALDLLRRVAPNLISDSSKEDHLVVVVVKGSS; encoded by the coding sequence ATGAAAAGACAACAAGATAGAGATTCCCCTGGTAAAAGTAAACGTTCTCATTCTTCTGTATCGCGATATGATGACAGTCCTAGGGAGAGATCTCCTCCCGATCGCAGAGAACGACGTGGTACTAATAAATCACCAAATGACCAACGTAGGGGTCGAACTAGGGATTCATCTAATGAAAGAAGTATGACTATTAGCCGTTCAGGCAGTGTTATGGGTAGAGATTCATATGATGATTATCCACGTAATATGAAATCAGAGCGTGGTCCTCCACCTGTAACAAAAACTTTGTGTGTgtcaaatttaaatcataaagttAATGATGCTACTATTCGAGATGCATTAATTCGTGAATTCAATAGATATGGTGATGtgagtgttaaaatattttataatgggaATGAACGTGTAGCCTATGTGTATTTTAGAACATATGAGGATGCCCGTGATGCTCGAAATAACAAAATGAGGCTTGTGCTGTTTGATAAGCCTGTACAAATTGAGCCTGTTTTTGACAGAGGTGCATCTGGTAGGAGGAATAGGAGTATTAGCCCTGAATACAGTGGTGTTCGTGGTGTGTCTCCAGCACATTCCTCTGCCAGTAACAATAGTATGAGCCGGCATGCTATGGGGGGTGGGAGACAAAATGCAATTGAAAGGAACACCCCTTATTCTCATCCACGTGAAGGTATGAGAAGGGATAACATGCATAATGATTTTCATCACCATCCTATGCATCGAAGAGAcgaatcaaagaaagaaaaatttccaaattacttGCATCATGTGCCTCCTGAAGAAGATGACAAAGCAACCAGAACATTATTTGTAGGTAATCTTGAAGTGACAATATCTGAAGCTGAACTGCGCagaatatttgaaagatatgGTGTCGTAGAAGACATCGATGTTAAGCGTCCTGCACCAGGTTTGGGAAATGCTTAtgcttttattaagtttttaaatttagatatggCTCATAGGGGAAAAGTTGAAATGTCAGGTCAGTACATTggaaaatttcaatgtaaaattggCTATGGTAAAGCTACGCCTACTACTAGAATTTGGGTTGGTGGATTAGGACCATGGACTTCTTTATCGCACTTAGAACGAGAATTTGATAGGTTTGGTGCCatcagaaaaattgattttgttaaaGGAGAAAACCATGCATATATTCAGTATGACAGCATAGATGCTGCTCAGGCAGCTTGCCAAGAAATGCGAGGTTTCCCCTTGGGAGGACCTGATAAGAGGCTGCGAGTTGATTTTGCTGATCCTGGCCCTTACAGTTATTATCAGTCACCTTCTCGTGCTGGTTTCAGGGAGGAAGAAGGCTATGTTCCTCCTCCACCTTCTAAAAGGCCTAGTTTTAGAAGTGAGGTGCCTGCTGCTGAAGATTACTATGGAGGTATGGACAACAACTGGTCTAGAAATAACATGTATGAAAATCAACCATATGACCCTATGTATGATAGATCACCAAAATTTCAAGGCCGAGAACCATGGGGCCCACCTGAAGATGAAGAGCGTCATGATTACAGAGGATGGAACCGCAATAATCAAGGATGGTGGGATGATCATCCACGTGGTAGAAATGATAATTCCGATCGTCGTAAGCGTAATCGAAGTCCTACAGATATGGATGAATCCGGCAGGCTTGGCCATGATATGTACTACAAAAGACCACGTTCTCGTAGCCCTGAAAGAAGTGATTTTGATCGCTCAGCTCTAAACAAAGATACTCTCTCACCTCGGCGAAATCGGAGCAATGGTGGAATTAATCGGCGGATGTCTAGGGAAGGGCATTTCTCATCTGATGGCAGAAGTGATTTTCGAAAAGATTATGATTACGATTCTGGGAGAAATGACAGAAATCGACGACAAGATTTTGATAAGAAACGACAACAACACGATAATCTTATGAAAGACAGTGTGACTATTGTGGATAGTGTTGATAATTTACAGGATTTAGCAAAATGCTGTCCAGTTGCCTGGCATGGTGGATTGGTGCTAAAAAATAGTGCGTTTCCTGCCAGGATGCATGTTTGCAGTGGTGATTCTTCATTAGTGGATTATATGATGAAAGACCATAGTTCAGAACCTCCAATGTTGAGGATAACTCAGAGATTACGTTTAGATCCTCCAAAATTGGACGATGTGTCCCGAAGGATATCTATTGCTGGTACACATGGTTATTGCCTTTTATTAACGTTTCCTGTTCCCATTCAACCTGGTGACGATCAGACTTCATCTGTGCAGCAACGACCACTTAGAAACCTTGTATTGTACCTTAAGCAAAAAGAAGCAGCTGGTGTGATATCACTGCCATGTAATACTAAAAAAGATGGGAAAGATCAAAGTGGTGTCATGTATGCTTTCCCACCTTGTTCATTTGCACTAGATTTATTAAGACGTGTTGCTCCTAACCTAATTTCTGACTCCTCTAAGGAGGATCATCTGGTAGTGGTGGTAGTTAAGGGATCATCATAA